The following are encoded in a window of Algiphilus aromaticivorans DG1253 genomic DNA:
- a CDS encoding Y-family DNA polymerase has protein sequence MLWLSLSPRRLALDALALENPEGLAVCARKGSRRWVVASREAVFPGAEAASVLAARPELRLIEPEPRAETQAMEDLAALAHGLGDPVYLHQETPTPELPAGRAWVCVEIGNSLRFFGGVEALLDEARGRLEGQALDCALGVATTPEAAALVARCEDGRVLRRREELSDWLRDVPLHALPLPPKVRDGLRASGISNAGALLALPLDQLARRFGAQTTTWIERLTGRAPDPKRAHRLSPRFVRHLRFDGDVHRVEGLGFALQRLFRALALDLRARDTGARSVSVRLHHDDHPDTELSIALSAPACDAGYWLLMARERMAALRLVAAVNGVTLHCDDFAVPEAPQLDLFDSSRASADAWRETVERLIARLGVEAVWRLGVAADHRPERAWKRLPAGANDEAGAPMSDGERPMWLFDPPRPLQQLPAIEGAPERIESGWWDGADAARDYYAARGPDGSCLWIFRDRADRGWYLQGLWA, from the coding sequence GTGCTCTGGCTCAGTCTTAGCCCCCGACGGCTCGCTCTCGACGCGCTGGCGCTTGAGAATCCGGAAGGCTTGGCAGTCTGCGCGCGCAAGGGCAGCCGGCGCTGGGTCGTGGCGAGCCGCGAGGCGGTGTTTCCCGGTGCCGAAGCTGCTTCCGTGCTCGCCGCCCGGCCCGAATTGCGGTTGATCGAGCCCGAGCCGCGTGCCGAGACGCAGGCCATGGAGGACCTGGCCGCTCTGGCGCATGGTCTGGGCGATCCGGTGTATCTGCATCAGGAGACGCCCACCCCCGAGCTGCCGGCGGGCCGTGCCTGGGTGTGCGTGGAGATTGGTAATAGCCTGCGTTTCTTCGGCGGCGTCGAGGCGCTTCTGGATGAAGCGCGCGGGCGGCTGGAAGGCCAAGCGCTGGACTGTGCGCTGGGTGTGGCGACGACGCCGGAGGCTGCCGCGCTGGTCGCGCGCTGCGAAGATGGCCGGGTATTGCGGCGTCGGGAGGAGTTGTCCGACTGGTTGCGTGACGTGCCGCTGCACGCTCTGCCATTGCCGCCGAAGGTGCGCGACGGCCTGCGCGCCTCGGGCATCAGCAATGCCGGGGCACTGCTGGCGCTGCCGCTGGATCAGCTGGCACGCCGCTTCGGGGCGCAGACCACGACCTGGATCGAGCGGCTTACTGGTCGCGCGCCGGATCCGAAGCGCGCGCACCGTCTGAGCCCGCGCTTTGTCCGCCATCTGCGTTTCGACGGCGATGTGCACCGCGTAGAGGGCCTCGGCTTCGCGCTGCAGCGGCTGTTCCGTGCGCTGGCGCTGGATCTGCGTGCGCGTGATACCGGCGCACGCTCGGTGTCCGTCCGGCTGCATCACGACGACCACCCCGACACCGAGCTGAGCATCGCACTCAGCGCGCCGGCCTGCGACGCTGGCTACTGGCTGTTGATGGCGCGCGAGCGCATGGCCGCGCTTCGGTTGGTGGCAGCGGTCAATGGTGTCACGCTGCATTGCGACGACTTCGCGGTGCCGGAAGCCCCGCAGCTCGATCTTTTCGACAGCAGCCGTGCCAGTGCCGACGCCTGGCGCGAAACGGTAGAACGGCTCATCGCCCGTCTCGGCGTCGAGGCCGTATGGCGCCTGGGCGTGGCCGCCGACCATCGCCCCGAGCGCGCCTGGAAGCGGCTGCCGGCGGGTGCCAACGATGAAGCCGGCGCACCAATGTCCGATGGCGAGCGGCCCATGTGGCTCTTCGACCCGCCGCGGCCGCTGCAGCAGCTGCCGGCCATCGAGGGTGCGCCAGAGCGCATCGAAAGCGGCTGGTGGGACGGCGCCGACGCGGCACGCGACTACTACGCCGCCCGTGGCCCGGACGGCAGCTGCCTGTGGATCTTCCGGGACCGTGCCGACCGCGGCTGGTATCTGCAGGGGTTATGGGCGTGA
- a CDS encoding error-prone DNA polymerase, producing MAPTYVELHCLSAFSFQRGASTPPELVERAQALGYTALALTDECSLAGVVRAWEAAKQCDLRLIVGSEIVLEDGLCVVLLVPDQAAYSDLCRLITRGRRASTKGSYRLSRADLAEHAGHLLTLWLPRGVEADEEDARWLQAHFGQRLWIAVHQWRDAGDAPRRATAERLARAHGLRITAAGGALMHRRSRRAIADVMKALRLRRPLAECGAALAVNGEAHLRPREALAQLYTFEEMAESTAIAARCDFRLGDLRYSYPEELVPEGLTAAAHLRALTEAGLRRRWPEGAPDDVRATAERELAIVIELGYEHFFLTVEDLVRFAERRGILCQGRGSAANSVICYALGITAVDPRRASMLFERFVSKERDEPPDIDVDFEHQRREEVIQYVYAKYGRERAALAATVIHYQPKSALRDAGFALGIAPELIERASRAMRWHDRSQSLADRLRALGVDPDDAALQRWLGVAEQLIGLPRHLSQHVGGFVIADQPLHQLVPVENAAMVDRTIIEWDKDDLEALGLLKVDVLALGMLSAIRRALDLVGARHGRAFALADIPPEDPATYAMIQCAETVGVFQIESRAQMSMLPRLRPANYYDLVIQISIVRPGPIQGGMVHPYLKRRKGEEKVAYPSKELEEVLGRTLGVPLFQEQVMQIAIVAAGFTAGEADQVRRSMAAWKRRGGLQHFRERLMAGMRAKGYEESFAEAIYQQILGFGDYGFPESHAASFALLAYASAWLKCHEPAAFFCALLNSQPMGFYGPAQLVTEARRSGVEVRPADVTLSLPASSLEAGAAGPALRLGLGMVKGLSEGAMQRIAAARDAQPFSDVADLVQRAALEARDREALARADALAALAGDRHRAHWQAAGAQRLPGLLAGFAAAEPSLRLSEPQEGEEILADYNSLGLTLRRHPVALLRPRLSRLGVCPPERFAQLDDGAALRVAGLIVNRQRPGTAKGTVFMTLEDEAHSYNLIVWGDTFRRFQAEAMGNFVIVRGMLQRAEGVTHVVAHHFEDRSDWLGALAVASRDFH from the coding sequence ATGGCTCCCACCTACGTCGAGCTGCACTGCCTGAGCGCCTTCTCCTTTCAGCGCGGTGCCTCGACGCCGCCTGAGCTGGTCGAGCGGGCGCAGGCACTGGGCTACACGGCGCTGGCGCTGACCGACGAATGCTCGCTGGCCGGCGTCGTGCGCGCCTGGGAGGCTGCGAAGCAGTGCGATCTGCGCTTGATCGTGGGTTCCGAGATCGTTCTCGAAGACGGCCTGTGCGTGGTGCTGCTGGTGCCGGATCAGGCTGCTTACAGCGATCTCTGCCGGCTGATTACGCGCGGGCGCCGCGCCAGCACCAAGGGCAGTTATCGGCTGAGCCGTGCGGATCTGGCTGAGCACGCCGGCCATCTGCTGACGCTGTGGCTGCCGCGCGGGGTCGAGGCCGACGAGGAAGATGCGCGTTGGCTGCAGGCGCATTTCGGGCAGCGGCTGTGGATCGCCGTGCATCAGTGGCGCGACGCCGGGGACGCGCCCCGGCGTGCCACAGCCGAGCGCTTGGCACGCGCGCACGGCCTGCGCATCACGGCCGCCGGTGGCGCGCTCATGCACCGCCGCAGTCGCCGCGCCATTGCCGACGTCATGAAGGCGCTGCGCCTGCGCAGGCCGCTGGCCGAGTGCGGCGCTGCGCTGGCCGTCAACGGCGAGGCACATCTGCGGCCACGCGAGGCGCTGGCGCAGCTCTACACCTTCGAGGAAATGGCCGAGAGCACGGCCATCGCCGCGCGCTGCGACTTCCGGCTCGGTGATCTGCGCTACAGCTACCCGGAAGAGCTGGTGCCGGAAGGCCTTACTGCCGCCGCGCATCTGCGCGCGCTCACCGAGGCCGGGCTGCGCCGGCGCTGGCCGGAAGGCGCGCCCGATGATGTCCGCGCCACGGCCGAGCGCGAGCTGGCGATCGTCATCGAGCTCGGCTACGAGCATTTCTTTCTCACCGTCGAGGATCTGGTGCGCTTCGCCGAGCGGCGCGGGATCCTCTGCCAGGGGCGCGGCTCGGCGGCGAATTCGGTGATCTGCTACGCGCTGGGCATCACCGCGGTCGACCCGCGCCGCGCGAGCATGCTCTTCGAGCGTTTCGTGTCCAAGGAGCGCGACGAGCCGCCGGACATCGACGTCGACTTCGAGCACCAGCGACGCGAGGAGGTCATCCAGTACGTCTACGCCAAGTATGGCCGGGAACGGGCGGCGCTGGCGGCCACCGTCATCCACTACCAGCCGAAGAGCGCGCTGCGCGATGCCGGTTTCGCCCTGGGCATCGCCCCGGAGCTGATCGAGCGCGCCAGCCGCGCCATGCGCTGGCACGACCGCAGCCAGTCCCTGGCCGACCGGCTGCGCGCGCTGGGCGTGGACCCCGACGACGCTGCGCTGCAGCGCTGGCTGGGTGTCGCCGAGCAGCTGATCGGCCTGCCGCGACATCTGTCGCAGCACGTCGGCGGCTTCGTCATCGCCGATCAGCCGCTGCATCAGCTGGTCCCGGTGGAGAACGCGGCCATGGTCGACCGCACGATCATCGAATGGGACAAGGACGACCTGGAGGCGCTGGGCCTGCTCAAGGTGGATGTGCTGGCGCTGGGCATGCTCAGCGCCATCCGCCGCGCGCTGGACCTGGTTGGCGCGCGCCACGGTCGGGCCTTCGCGCTGGCCGATATCCCGCCCGAGGATCCGGCGACCTACGCCATGATCCAGTGCGCCGAGACGGTCGGCGTCTTCCAGATCGAGTCGCGCGCGCAGATGAGCATGCTGCCGCGATTGCGGCCGGCGAACTACTACGACCTGGTCATCCAGATCTCCATCGTGCGGCCCGGACCGATCCAGGGCGGTATGGTGCATCCCTATCTCAAGCGCCGGAAGGGCGAAGAGAAGGTCGCGTATCCCAGCAAGGAGCTGGAAGAGGTGCTCGGACGCACGCTGGGTGTCCCGCTCTTCCAGGAGCAGGTCATGCAGATCGCTATCGTCGCGGCCGGCTTCACGGCGGGCGAAGCTGATCAGGTGCGCCGCTCGATGGCGGCCTGGAAGCGGCGTGGCGGGCTGCAGCATTTCCGCGAGCGCCTCATGGCCGGCATGCGCGCCAAGGGCTACGAGGAGAGCTTCGCCGAGGCCATCTATCAGCAGATTCTCGGTTTCGGGGACTACGGCTTCCCCGAGTCACACGCGGCCAGCTTCGCGCTGCTGGCTTACGCCTCGGCCTGGCTGAAATGCCACGAGCCGGCGGCCTTCTTCTGTGCGCTGCTCAACAGCCAGCCGATGGGCTTCTACGGCCCGGCCCAGCTCGTGACCGAGGCGCGTCGCAGCGGCGTCGAGGTGCGGCCGGCGGATGTCACGCTCAGCCTGCCTGCCTCCTCGCTGGAGGCAGGCGCGGCCGGGCCGGCGTTGCGGCTGGGGCTGGGCATGGTCAAGGGGCTGTCGGAAGGCGCCATGCAGCGCATTGCCGCCGCCCGCGACGCGCAGCCCTTCAGCGATGTCGCCGACCTCGTGCAGCGCGCTGCCCTGGAGGCGCGCGACCGTGAGGCGCTGGCGCGCGCCGACGCGCTGGCGGCGCTGGCCGGGGACCGGCATCGCGCGCATTGGCAGGCGGCCGGCGCGCAGCGGTTGCCCGGTCTTCTCGCCGGCTTTGCTGCCGCCGAGCCGTCGCTGCGGTTGTCCGAGCCGCAGGAAGGTGAAGAGATCCTCGCAGATTACAATAGCCTCGGCCTGACGTTGCGCCGGCATCCGGTAGCCTTGCTGCGGCCGCGTCTGAGCCGTCTCGGCGTTTGTCCTCCGGAGCGTTTCGCCCAGCTCGACGACGGCGCGGCGCTGCGCGTGGCCGGGCTGATCGTGAACCGCCAGCGGCCCGGCACGGCCAAGGGCACTGTCTTCATGACGCTGGAGGACGAAGCCCACAGCTACAACCTCATCGTCTGGGGCGACACCTTCCGCCGCTTCCAGGCCGAGGCCATGGGCAACTTCGTCATCGTGCGCGGCATGTTGCAGCGCGCTGAGGGCGTCACCCACGTGGTCGCCCACCACTTCGAGGACCGCAGCGACTGGCTGGGCGCGCTCGCTGTGGCCTCGCGCGATTTCCATTGA